TCGTCGTTCGCGCGCCGAGCGAGGATGCGCGCAACGCCGCGCTCGCCGACGTGCAACGGATCTTCGGCTCGATCGTGCCCGATACGCGCACGGTGACGACGCTCAACAAATGGGGCGTCCCACTCATCTCCGACCCGTGCGGCCGCCCGGTAACGCCCACCCCCTCAACCGCCCCCTCGCCGTCTCCGTAAGAGCGACCGGCGCGCGAATCGCAGCGTAGCCGGCAGGTACGGCCGCACTCAGGCGTGCAGCGCTTCGTTTGCCCGGGCGAAGATCGCGTCGAACATCGGAGCGGTTAGGACGCCGGTGTTGGTATTTTGGCGGCTGGGGTGGTAGGAGGCTAACGCGAGAATCGTGCGCGAACCTTTGCGCGCGATGCCTTCCGCGGCGTGGCCGAAAACGGGCTTTCCGCCCTCGAACGTAAAGCCGCGCCGTTCGAGCATGCGTAGCGAAGCGCGAAAGCCGATCGATCCGAGCCCAATCACGACGCGCAAATGCGGGAGCGCGTCGAACTCGTCGAGCAGGTAGGGGAAGCAGTTCGTGAGCTCCTGCGGTGTCGGTTTATTGCCGGGCGGCGCGCAGCGCGCGGCCGCGGTGATCAGGCAATCGCGCAAGACCATGCCGTCGTTACGATCGATCGCATGAGGCTGTGACGCGAACCCGGCCCGGTGCAACGCCGGAAAGAGAAAATCGCCGGAAGCATCGCCGGTGAACGGGCGCCCGGTGCGATTGCTCCCGTGCGCGCCCGGCGCGAGGCCCACCAGCAACACGCGCGCCGCGGGGTCGCCGAATGCGGGAACGGGCTTGCCCCAGTAGGTGTCGAGCGCATGCGCGCGCTTCTTTTCGCGCGCGACATCCGCGCAGTACGCGCGCAGTTCCGGGCAATGCGTGCATGCCACGACGCGGCGGTCGATCGAAGCGAGTGAAGGCTTCATTCGTGTAACCGTTCGCGAATGAAGTCCAGAAACGTGGAAGCCGAGGGAGCGTAGGGGCCCGGGCGCGTCACCAGCGACATGCGCCGAAACACGCGGCTCGGCGCGAGCGAGACGAGCGCGACGTTGGGCCCGGGCGTATTCCCGAGCGTGCGCGGAAAGAGCGCGACGCCGAGGCCCTCGGCCACCAGCGAGCGCACCGTCATCGAATCCACGCTTTCGAACGCGATGCGCGGAACGAATCCGCTCGCCCGCGCGAGCGCGTAGACGCGCGCCGTGAGCGAGGAGCCCGGACGGAAGATGACCCACGGCTCGTCGCGCAATTCGCCGATCTCTATGACGGAGGCTCGGGCGCGTGGATGCGTCGCCGCGAGTGCGATCACCAATTCATCCTCGTAGAGCGGTTCGCTCACGAAGGCGCGCGCGAGCGCGTGGCCGGCGTCGCCCGGGTCGCCGATAAACGCATCGATGCTGCCCGCGTGTAATTGCGCGAGCAGATCGTCGGCCAGGCCCTCGCGCAGGGCGATCTCGATGCCGGGGTAGAGCGCGTGAAAGCGGCCGAGCAATTTTGGCAGCGTGTACTCGGAGAACGATTGATAGGTGCCCAGCACCACCCGCCCGCGGAGGCCGCCCGCGAAGGCCGACATCTCTTCGGCGGCGGCCGAGACGTCGGCCAGGATGCGCTCGGCGCGCACCACGAGCGCGCTGCCCGCATCGGTGAGGCTCACGCGCCGGTTGGTACGGTCGAAAAGCCGAACCCCCAGTTCCCGTTCGAGCCCGGCAATCTGCTGCGAAAGCGCCGGCTGCGCGATCGAAAGATCGCCCGCCGCGAGCGTGAAGCTCAGCCGGCGAGCAACGGCCAGCACGTAGCGGAGCTGTCGCACGTCCATTAATAAGCTATGCCTATCAATGTTAGCCGATTCATATATTTGACCTATTGTCGATCGCATGGGATGATCCTGGCATATGTCAGCCGTTGCTCTCGAGCTCCCGACCGCTTCTTCTGAAGGGCGTGGCATTCGGCTGCTCACCGTCGCGCACATGGTGAACGACGCCAACCAGAGCGCCCTCCCGGCGCTCATCCCATGGCTGGTTTCGCACCATGGGCTCTCGCTCGCCACTGCCGCGACGCTCGTCCTCGCCATGAATCTCTCTTCGTCGGTCGTCCAGCCGCTCTTTGGCCATCTCTCCGATCGCAAATCGTTCGCGTGGGTTATCCCCGCCTCGGTGCTCCTGGCGTGTTGCGGCACGGCGCTCATCGGGCTCGCGCCGACGTTGCCGTGGATGCTCGCCGGTGCCCTGGTAGCGGGCGTCGGCGTAGCGGCGTTCCACCCCGAAGGCTCGCGTTTCGCCAATTATTTTGCCGGGGCGAAGCGCGCGACCGGGATGAGCTGGTTCACCCTGGGCGGGTACCTCGGCTTTGCGCTCGGGCCGATTCTCGTCACGCCGCTGATCCTCGCATTCGGGCTGCACGGTACGGCGTTCTTGGTGATTCCGGGCATCGTGATGTCGGCGCTGTTGCTGCGCGAACTGCCGAAATTCGAGGAAGTGCGTCGCGTCGCTCACCACGCGCGCCGCGAGCGCGCCGGGGCCGATCGCTGGGGCGCGTTCGGCATCCTCACGGGCGTCGTCGCGCTGCGCTCGATGACGTTTTTGGCCGCGGTGACCTTTCTCCCGATCTTCGCCATCACGGTGACGCACGCGAGCAACGTGCTCGCATCGGTAGCGCTAGCCGCGCTGCTGATCGGGGGCGCTCTGGGTACCATCCTGGGCGGCAGGCTTGCCGATCGCCACGACCGCCGCCGCATCGTTTCGGCGTCGATGGTGTTTACCGCGCTGTTTGCCGGGGCTATCACCTACTGCGGCTTCCACTCGCCGTCGTTCGCGTTGCTCGTTCCGCTCGGCATCGGGTTCGGTGCGGCGCTCGGCCTTTCGGCGAGCGTCATCGTCGTGATCGGCCAAGAGTATTTGCCCAGACGCATCGGCATGGCGTCGGGCGTAACGCTCGGTCTCGCGGTGACGATCGGCGGATTGGCTGCGCCGATGTTCGGCGCGATCGGCGACCGCTACGGGTTGCCTCCCGTCTTTGCGGCGATCACGGTTTTCGCCATCCTCTCGCTCGCGCTCTCGTTCTTCATGCCGAGCATCGGCGGCACGGAGGCGCAGACGCCCCGACATTCCATATTTGACGTCGCAGGTGCGGAATGAAGACTTTGGGTCATGCCTCGGAGCGCCCAGAGCCGCGTCTAGAAGGGGTCGTAGTGAGAAAGCTGCTTAACCCGCCGAGCGCCAAGACATTCAAGAAAATCGAGCCCCAACCCAAACCCCGATAGGTGCAGCTCATTATATCGAACAAGTGTTTGGTATAATGAGCTGCGAGGAGGTTGCAGTATGTTTGACGGTATCATCAAACTAAGGCGCATGGGGCTTGGAAAAAAGAGCGGCACTGATGGGCATCTTGATAGCCTTTTGGGTGTTGGCCTCTATACCGTTTCCGAATCGGTTGACGTTATCTCGCACCGCTTAAGTGGTCGCGTGGACAATCGCCTTTTGCTGCGTTGGTCGAAAGGTCGGCGGGAGGCGAGTAAGGACTATGCAGCGATTACCGAGGCGCCGTTAAAAATCGCCGACACGAACTTATTCACGTTTGTGCAGTTGATCGAGCTAATGACCATTGCAGCCCTTCGTTCGAAAGGCGTTAAGTCAAAAGCGATTCGCCTAGCTTACGCAGCACGCAAAGAGCGCTACGGCGACTACCCCTTTGCGCGTGAACGATTTAGAACTGACGGTATCGGCATTTTCCCGGGGAGTGACGATGAGCTCATGGAAGAGTTATCCCGGGGTCAGCTGTTCTTCAAAAATGTCATCGAACCCATCTTGATGGACGTGTCATACGCGAATGGATGCGCCGTGACATTTAGCCCGCTTGGCAGCGACAAATCGGTGATCCTGGACCCTGCGAGGGCATTTGGTTCCCCCATTGATAAGGAGACCGGGGTTCCGACGCATGTTCTATATGCTATGCGCCAGTCGGGCGAGGCCGAAGAATCGGTTGCGGAGTGGTACGGCGTGTCTATTAAGGGTGTGCGCGATGCAGTTGAATACGAGAGCGCATTACAGTTGAAAGCCGCTTGAAGTTCTTCTTCGACACTTGTATCTCGGAAATTCTCGTTAAAGCCCTAGGCTTTTTTGAATATGCTGACAAGCCGGACTTTGCGGCTAAGATAGAAATTCTTCATCTTAAGACGAGATACCCCGAAAGCAAGGACGACAAGGAATGGATCGCGGAAGTTGCGGAAGAGAATTACATTATAATAACGGGCGATTGGGCGCAAAAGAAAAGCCGCGGTAAACACGAGGCGGAATCTCGAGCCTATCGCGAATGCAACGCTATCGCGTTCTGGCTTCCTCGCTCTTTTGTATCGATGCAAGTTCAAGGCAGCGGGAGGGTCAAGTTTGCGCAGGCTTCGCTTCTCTTCAAATGGTGGCCGGATATAAAAGAGACTGCCAAGAGAGCGGTGCCGGGTAACCTTTTTGATATCAACGACAAGGGGGCCATTTCTTTAAGGCTCCCTTCGTCTTAATTTCTATCGGTCAGTACTTTATATGTCAGGTGCTTACCATGTGTTTCCCATAGTCTTAGTCACGCCTCAGCCTCAACTTAGCCCTGGGAAACCGATCGTCGCGAGCGCTCCGTAAGTCGCTATTCCGACCGCGGTGGAGAGATTGATGCTGCGCACGCCATGCTCGCGCATCGGAATGCGTAACGCGCGGTCGGCGTATTGCGCAATCAGCGCCTTCGGCAGGCCTTGCGTCTCGCGCCCGAACACCAGCATATCTCCGCGTTCGAAATCGGCGTTCGCATACGTGCGGGTTGCGTGGGTGGAGAAAAACCAGCGCCGCAGGTGCGCGGTGCGCTCGAGAAATACGTCGAGCGAGGGATGCATCACCACCCCGAGCGCGTGCCAGTAGTCCAGCCCGGCTCGCTTGAGTTCGCGATCGTCGATCCGGAAGCCGAGCGGCTCCACCAAATGCAGCGCGCAGCCCGTTGCGGCGCAGAGCCGAGCGACGTTGCCGGTGTTGGGCGGAATCTCCGGCTCCACCAGCGCGATGTGCAATGGCGGATCTCCGATATCTACCAGCGATTGCATGCGCTCCTGCGGTTGCGACGGGCGTTCGTTCGTCATGGCCGCTGTAGCGCGTCGATGTAGGCGATGCCGACCGGAGCGATGACGTATGCGAAGCCGTCGTTGCGCTGCCAAATGCGTTCCAGGGCGGCGCGCGGATAGATCGTGCGTACGTTCGGAGCGGCGGGATCGTTCACGACGCAGTCGCCGTTCGCGGTGAAACCGCAGAGAACCGCGAGGTGTCCGTCGGAGTGCTCGAGCGGCGCGCCCGGTAATTCATCGTTCGACCAGGAGTACGAGAGCACGACCGGCAGATTGCGTTCGATCAAAGGCAGCGCGCTATCGAGATTGGGCAGAAACGCGACCACGGCGCGCAGCCCGAGGCTCCCGCTATACGCAACGTTGAATGCCCAATTTCCCGTGCCGTTGTAGGCGCGGTCCATGACCGCGCGCGCGGTCGCTTCGACGGAGACATCGATGCCGTGATACGCGTGCACCATGGAGAGCGATGCCGGCGAGCACCAGCCGCGTTCGCCGTCGACGACGTACTGCGAGCGCATCGGCACGTCCAGGATGAGGGGGGCGCGCGCGTACGGAAGGCTCGGAACGCTCGTCACCGGTGTGGCGAACGCCAACAGGCGAAAATCGATGTCGCCGGCGTCTTCAACATTGACGCCGCGAACGTCGATGCCGTCGAACGGCGTTTGCGCCTGGATCGCATCGACTTCGACGCGCAGCCCGTGTTTATCCGATTCGACGCTATACGACTGCCGGCCGCTCGGGTTCCATTGCGCGTAATCGAACCACGGCGTTGCGGGCGAGCCCGCGCGCAGCAACCGAAAGCGCATGTGCCCTTGTTCGGCGAACGTATTCCAACTGAGCACGCCGCGCCGGGCTGGGGCGAAAAGCAATCGAGCCCCGCCGCGCACGTCGAGCGCTTGGGCTATCGCCGGCGCTAGATCTTCCACTGCCACGAGTTCCAGGTATCGGCGATGAATGCCGCGGGTTCGTAGTTTTGCATATCGGTGTTGACGGCCGTGTATTTGTTTTCCCAATAGACGGCGACTTGCACGTAGAGTTCGCGAAGGCGTTCTTCTTCGCGCTGGTAGAGCGCTTTGCGTTTCGCGCGATCGTTCGTGCGCAACGCTTCCTCGCTCAGGCGATTGACCAGCGGGTCGTTGAGCCATGCGGTATTCGCACCCTTCGGCGGAATGAACGCTCCGTTCCACGAGCCGGAGTTATCCGGGTCGGGGCCGTTGGTTGCGACCGACCACTCCATGTCGTACGCGCCGCTATAGATCGGGCCGTTTTGAGCGAAGAGCAGGCTCACCGGATAGTTGCGAATGCGCACGTCGATGCCGACCGCTTTGAGCATCGACTGAATCACGACCTCCGCTAGCGCGTTCTCCATATTACCGGTGCCGGTCGAAAGCGTGAGTCGCAGCGCTTTACCGTCGCGCATCAGCACGCCGGAGGGCCCCCGGCGCCATCCCGCGGCATGCAGCAAGGCGGCGGCGTCGCGCGGATCGTAGCGATAGGGCGGTAGCTTCGGCGCCGCCCACGATTCGGGATACACGTCGGAGACGGCCGGCCGGTCGTAGCCGTGGTATACCGTGTCGATCAGGCGCTTCCAATCGACGGCTTCGGTGATAGCGCGGCGCACGCGCACGTCGGCGAGCAACGGCTTGCTCGTGTTGAACCCGAGGTGTCGCCAGTTGGCCACGAGCTTCTGCATCACGCGGATGCCCGTAACCTCATGCAGTCGCGGGATCTCGTTCTCGCTGACCCCGGGATAGACGTCGATCTCGTGCGTCTGCAATTGGCTAAACTGTGTGTTCGGATCCGGAATGACGCGCCATACGATCTGCTTGAGCTTCGGAGCGCCGCGAAAGTAGTACGGGTTCGGCACGAACGTGAGCGAGCTGCCGTGATTCCAACGCTGTAGGATATACGGGCCGCTGGAGATCGGAGCGTTGTTGAAAGAAGCCGTATTGAGATTGGGCAAGGCGGCGAGCAGATGCGCGGGTAGCGGCGGATATGCCGAACTGCCCATCGCCAGCGTCCCGAGGAAACTGGCATCGGCTCGTTTGAGATGGATAACGATGGTCGTATCGTTGGGCGCGGAGGCGCCGGCGATATCGTCCCAGCCAAAACGCGTTTTCGTGTTATTCGCGGGGTTCAGCACCGCATGGTAGGTGAAGATCCAATCCTTCGCCGTCAGCGGAGCGCCGTCGGACCATCGCGCACCGGAACGCAGATGGACGATGATGGTCTTGCCGTCCGCGCTGATGCCGCCGTTCTTCGTCGTGGGCACCTGCGTTGCGAGATCGGGAATGTAATTACCGTCGGCGTCGTAACGAAGCAGAAATGCGAAGATGAGGCCGTCGACTTCGTCGGTTGCCGAGGTATGCCCGAACATCGGGTTGATGTTATCGGGTTCGTCGGGTTCGCCGAGCCGCACGACGCCGGGTTGCGTCCACGGGTTGCGGCCGCCGGCCGCGCTTCCCGCCGTCTGCTTGCTACAGCCGGTGATGC
This genomic window from Candidatus Dormiibacterota bacterium contains:
- a CDS encoding uracil-DNA glycosylase, whose translation is MKPSLASIDRRVVACTHCPELRAYCADVAREKKRAHALDTYWGKPVPAFGDPAARVLLVGLAPGAHGSNRTGRPFTGDASGDFLFPALHRAGFASQPHAIDRNDGMVLRDCLITAAARCAPPGNKPTPQELTNCFPYLLDEFDALPHLRVVIGLGSIGFRASLRMLERRGFTFEGGKPVFGHAAEGIARKGSRTILALASYHPSRQNTNTGVLTAPMFDAIFARANEALHA
- a CDS encoding LysR family transcriptional regulator is translated as MRQLRYVLAVARRLSFTLAAGDLSIAQPALSQQIAGLERELGVRLFDRTNRRVSLTDAGSALVVRAERILADVSAAAEEMSAFAGGLRGRVVLGTYQSFSEYTLPKLLGRFHALYPGIEIALREGLADDLLAQLHAGSIDAFIGDPGDAGHALARAFVSEPLYEDELVIALAATHPRARASVIEIGELRDEPWVIFRPGSSLTARVYALARASGFVPRIAFESVDSMTVRSLVAEGLGVALFPRTLGNTPGPNVALVSLAPSRVFRRMSLVTRPGPYAPSASTFLDFIRERLHE
- a CDS encoding MFS transporter; translation: MSAVALELPTASSEGRGIRLLTVAHMVNDANQSALPALIPWLVSHHGLSLATAATLVLAMNLSSSVVQPLFGHLSDRKSFAWVIPASVLLACCGTALIGLAPTLPWMLAGALVAGVGVAAFHPEGSRFANYFAGAKRATGMSWFTLGGYLGFALGPILVTPLILAFGLHGTAFLVIPGIVMSALLLRELPKFEEVRRVAHHARRERAGADRWGAFGILTGVVALRSMTFLAAVTFLPIFAITVTHASNVLASVALAALLIGGALGTILGGRLADRHDRRRIVSASMVFTALFAGAITYCGFHSPSFALLVPLGIGFGAALGLSASVIVVIGQEYLPRRIGMASGVTLGLAVTIGGLAAPMFGAIGDRYGLPPVFAAITVFAILSLALSFFMPSIGGTEAQTPRHSIFDVAGAE
- a CDS encoding tRNA (cytidine(34)-2'-O)-methyltransferase; amino-acid sequence: MTNERPSQPQERMQSLVDIGDPPLHIALVEPEIPPNTGNVARLCAATGCALHLVEPLGFRIDDRELKRAGLDYWHALGVVMHPSLDVFLERTAHLRRWFFSTHATRTYANADFERGDMLVFGRETQGLPKALIAQYADRALRIPMREHGVRSINLSTAVGIATYGALATIGFPGLS
- a CDS encoding C39 family peptidase, whose product is MAVEDLAPAIAQALDVRGGARLLFAPARRGVLSWNTFAEQGHMRFRLLRAGSPATPWFDYAQWNPSGRQSYSVESDKHGLRVEVDAIQAQTPFDGIDVRGVNVEDAGDIDFRLLAFATPVTSVPSLPYARAPLILDVPMRSQYVVDGERGWCSPASLSMVHAYHGIDVSVEATARAVMDRAYNGTGNWAFNVAYSGSLGLRAVVAFLPNLDSALPLIERNLPVVLSYSWSNDELPGAPLEHSDGHLAVLCGFTANGDCVVNDPAAPNVRTIYPRAALERIWQRNDGFAYVIAPVGIAYIDALQRP
- a CDS encoding ABC transporter substrate-binding protein encodes the protein MNVRVTLAALACALLCITGCSKQTAGSAAGGRNPWTQPGVVRLGEPDEPDNINPMFGHTSATDEVDGLIFAFLLRYDADGNYIPDLATQVPTTKNGGISADGKTIIVHLRSGARWSDGAPLTAKDWIFTYHAVLNPANNTKTRFGWDDIAGASAPNDTTIVIHLKRADASFLGTLAMGSSAYPPLPAHLLAALPNLNTASFNNAPISSGPYILQRWNHGSSLTFVPNPYYFRGAPKLKQIVWRVIPDPNTQFSQLQTHEIDVYPGVSENEIPRLHEVTGIRVMQKLVANWRHLGFNTSKPLLADVRVRRAITEAVDWKRLIDTVYHGYDRPAVSDVYPESWAAPKLPPYRYDPRDAAALLHAAGWRRGPSGVLMRDGKALRLTLSTGTGNMENALAEVVIQSMLKAVGIDVRIRNYPVSLLFAQNGPIYSGAYDMEWSVATNGPDPDNSGSWNGAFIPPKGANTAWLNDPLVNRLSEEALRTNDRAKRKALYQREEERLRELYVQVAVYWENKYTAVNTDMQNYEPAAFIADTWNSWQWKI